The Streptomyces sp. A2-16 sequence ACTGCCGCCTCGGCCCGCAAGGGCGTCAGTCTCAACCCCGTCGACGGTGCCTCCCAGGCGCTGGCCGAGTCCGGCGCGTCCTGGTACTTCAACTGGGCCTCCTCCACCGGCGCGGTCACCAAGCCGGACGGCGTGGACTACGTCCCGATGATCTGGGGCCCCGGCTCGGTCACCGACGCCGAACTGGGCGCGGCGGCCAGTCAGGGCAAGGAGTTGCTCGGCTTCAACGAGCCCGACAACGGCGGGCAGTCCAACATGACGCCCGAGCAAGCCCTGGACCTCTGGCCCCGGTTGGAGTCCACCGGTCTGCGCCTGGGCGCACCCGCGGTCGCCTCCGGCGCCGATGTCGCCGGAGGCTGGCTGGACCGTTTCATGCAGGGAGCCTCCGCCCGCGGCCTGCGCGTCGACTTCATTCCCCTGCACTGGTACGGCGCCGACTTCGGCCCCGACGCCGCCAACCAGCTGCGCGGCTACCTGCAGGCCGTCCGGGACCGCTATCACAAGCCGATCTGGCTGACCGAGTACGGGCTGATCGACTTCTCCCAGGGTGCTCCCCGTTACCCCAGTGAGCAGGAGCAGACCGACTTCATCAAGTCATCGGCGCAGATGCTGGACGGCCTGGACTTCGTCGAGCGCTACGCGTGGTTCACGTTGTCCACGCAGACCAGCCCGACCGGCCTCTACGACGGCACGACCGCCAACGCCAGCGGCCGGGTCTACCACGATGTGAGCTGACCGGGTGCAGCCCGGCCGTGTCCCAGCCCCCGGGGTCACGGCCGGGTCGTGATCGATCGGAGACCCGCGTCAGGCACCCCGCCCCGCCGTAGCACCCTGCACGTCGGAGTCGGGCGGACCGTCCTCCGGTCGGTCGAGTCGCTCGCGGATCTTCTCGGCGTCCTGATGGTCGAACTCCACGAAGATCGCCAGTGCCTGCCGCCAGCTGTCGCGGGCGGCCTCCGGTTCACCGGCCGCCAGTTGGGCGTCACCCAGGTTGCCCAGAGTGTGACCCTCTCCCCACCGGTTGCCGATGTCCCGGTGCGTTCTGAGCGCCTGGTGGTAGTACTCGACGGCGTCGTCGTAACGGTGGCGCCGGCGTTGGGTCGTGCCGAGGATGTCGAGGGCGACGCCTTCGACCCAGCGGTTGCCGTTGGCGCGCAGGAGGTCCAGGGCCTGCTCCAGGCAGCCGACGGCCTCGTCGAGCCGGCCGAGCTGCTGGTAGACGTCGCCCAGGTTGCACAGGGAGATTCCCTCCCCCCAGACGCTGCCGGTGGCCCGTTCGTTCGCCAGCCCCCGGCGGATGTACTCGACGGCCTTGTCGAGCCGGCCGGACTGCAGATACGCGTCGCCCAGGTTGCTCACGGCCGACCTTCTGCCTTCCGTGTCCCCGATCTCTCGGTAGGCGACCATCGCCTGGGAGATGTGGTCGATGGCCTCGTCGAGCCGGCCCGAGCAGCGCAGCGCGGCGGCCAGGTCCGCGAGACCCTGCGCCTCGCCCCGGCGGTCGTCGTCCGCGCGGGCGGCGGCCAGTCCCGTCCGCGCGGTGTCGACCCAGTCGTGCGTGTGGCTTCGAAGGTAGAAGAACCCCCACAGGACCGCAGGCAGTCGCCACGCGATACCCGGCAGGCCGGACCCGGCTGCCTGGTGCACCGCGGAGACCAGGTTGGCCCGTTCGGTCTCGCACCAGTCCAGAGCCTGGTCGTGCGTCCTGAACTCCAGGGGCCGGCACCGGGCCGGCGGCGGTTCCAGGCTGATCCGGCGACGCTGCGGGGTGATGTGCGGGTAGGCGGCGTCAGCGGTGTGCAGGTACCAGGCGAGCAGCCGCTCCACGGCCCGCTTCCGCTCCAGCGGCGTCTCCTCGGCGCGTACGCGTTCGGTGGCGTAGACGCGCAGCAGGTCGTGCAGGGTGTAGCGGCCAGGGAAGTACTCGGTGAGCAGATGGGCGCGGGTGAGCTCGACGAGCAGACCGCGGGCCTCCCGCAGGGGGAGCCCGGCCAGGGCGGCGGCCGCGGGCGCGGAGATGTCGGGTCCGGAGTGCATGCCCAGCAGGCGGAACAGGCGGGTGGCCGGGGCGGACACCGCCTTGTACGACCAGGAGAAGACGGCCCGTACGTCGGTGGTGATGTCGTCGCCGCCGGCGAAGGCGTCGAGGCTGCCGTGGCTGTCGCGCAGTTCCTCGGCGATGGCACTGAGCGGGAAGTCGGGGTGGGCGACGGCGTGGGCGGCGACGATGGCCAGCGCCAGTGGCAGCCGGGCGCACCGGGTGATGATCTCGTCCGCCGCCTGTGGTTCCGCCGCCGGCCGGGCGGTGCCGAGACGGCGCGTCAGGAGGTCGTGTGCCTCGGCGGGCGTCAACTGGTCCAGGGTCAGCGGATGCGCCCCTTCGGCGGCGACCAGGCCGGT is a genomic window containing:
- a CDS encoding BTAD domain-containing putative transcriptional regulator; translated protein: MSGYKNCVRFAVLGPVRAWRGEQELDLGSPQQRAVLATLLLRRGRAVALAELLDAVWGEEQPTAAVSVLRTYVSRLRKVLEPGPEAAETRPMVVSVGDGYLIRLPEDGLDLAVFEQRVTEARKLRAAGELSAAAELLRAALDEWQGAALGGLPGPLAESEGSRLNEERLATLETWLDIEVERGRHGEVIAELSSLTGKYPLREQLCRLLMLALYRSGRQAEALAAYRSTRSTLVAELGIEPGAPLRDLHDRILAADTTLDPRPPDGPAPPVSPASPPVLHAARPAQLPADLPTFVGRSAELDKIRALLPEQGGAPATVVISAIGGMAGIGKTTLAVHWAHEIADRFPDGQLYVNLRGFDPTGSLVTPDEAIRAFLGALGVPPMRIPAGLDAQTALYRSMLARRRMLVLLDNARDTEQVRPLLPGSPGCLVIVTGRNQLTGLVAAEGAHPLTLDQLTPAEAHDLLTRRLGTARPAAEPQAADEIITRCARLPLALAIVAAHAVAHPDFPLSAIAEELRDSHGSLDAFAGGDDITTDVRAVFSWSYKAVSAPATRLFRLLGMHSGPDISAPAAAALAGLPLREARGLLVELTRAHLLTEYFPGRYTLHDLLRVYATERVRAEETPLERKRAVERLLAWYLHTADAAYPHITPQRRRISLEPPPARCRPLEFRTHDQALDWCETERANLVSAVHQAAGSGLPGIAWRLPAVLWGFFYLRSHTHDWVDTARTGLAAARADDDRRGEAQGLADLAAALRCSGRLDEAIDHISQAMVAYREIGDTEGRRSAVSNLGDAYLQSGRLDKAVEYIRRGLANERATGSVWGEGISLCNLGDVYQQLGRLDEAVGCLEQALDLLRANGNRWVEGVALDILGTTQRRRHRYDDAVEYYHQALRTHRDIGNRWGEGHTLGNLGDAQLAAGEPEAARDSWRQALAIFVEFDHQDAEKIRERLDRPEDGPPDSDVQGATAGRGA